From the genome of Winogradskyella forsetii, one region includes:
- a CDS encoding alpha/beta hydrolase, which translates to MKFKHLYWLILAFILNKVTAQGTASEQVTKFIMAAPQLDSLKTIWVFLPTDYKNSKKDYPVIYMHDAQNLFDSETSYVGEWEVDEYMDSLSDNESIIIGIEHGNEKRIDELTPYTHEKYGGGKGDAYLTFIKNTLKPHIDVTYRTKSEAANTTIFGSSLGGLISFYAAIKHPEIFGKAGVFSPAFWINPEIFELVKSTEIPETSKFYFLAGTDEGETMIPKLEEMIKLLQSKGVKESQFEMHSIEGGKHNEKFWAEHFGEAYDYLTTNN; encoded by the coding sequence ATGAAATTTAAGCATTTATACTGGCTAATTCTAGCATTTATTCTAAACAAAGTAACAGCCCAAGGTACTGCATCAGAGCAAGTTACAAAATTTATTATGGCAGCTCCACAATTAGATTCTCTGAAAACTATTTGGGTGTTTTTACCTACAGATTACAAAAACTCTAAAAAAGATTATCCTGTCATTTATATGCACGATGCTCAAAATTTATTCGATTCTGAAACCTCTTATGTAGGCGAATGGGAAGTTGATGAATATATGGATTCCTTAAGTGATAATGAAAGTATTATTATTGGCATAGAACACGGAAATGAAAAACGAATTGATGAACTTACACCCTATACACATGAAAAATATGGTGGTGGAAAAGGAGATGCCTACTTAACTTTTATAAAGAATACCTTAAAACCACACATTGATGTCACCTACAGAACGAAATCTGAAGCCGCAAACACGACCATTTTCGGTTCTTCGTTAGGCGGTTTAATATCATTTTATGCGGCTATAAAACATCCTGAGATCTTTGGTAAAGCTGGCGTGTTCTCTCCTGCATTTTGGATCAATCCAGAAATTTTTGAATTAGTAAAATCAACTGAAATTCCAGAAACTTCAAAGTTTTATTTTTTAGCTGGGACCGATGAAGGGGAAACCATGATTCCTAAGTTAGAAGAAATGATTAAATTACTACAATCTAAAGGCGTAAAAGAATCGCAGTTTGAAATGCACAGCATTGAAGGCGGAAAACATAATGAAAAATTTTGGGCAGAACATTTTGGAGAAGCCTATGACTATTTAACAACTAATAATTAA
- the uvrB gene encoding excinuclease ABC subunit UvrB: MRFKIKSEFKPTGDQPQAIKQLANGIENQDKYQTLLGVTGSGKTFTVANVIEEVQRPTLVLAHNKTLAAQLYSEFKQFFPDNAVEYFVSYYDYYQPEAYIPVSGVYIEKDLSINEEIEKMRLSTTSSLLSGRRDVIVVASVSCLYGIGNPVEFQKNVISIERDQVISRTKLLHQLVQSLYSRTEAEFKNGNFRIKGDTVDVFPGYADHAFRIHFFGDEIEEIEAFDARTNEIIERYDRLNIYPANMFVTSPDVLNGAIRDIQDDLVKQHDYFKDIGKHLEAKRLKERTEFDLEMIRELGYCSGIENYSRYLDGRLPGTRPFCLLDYFPNDYLMVVDESHVTISQVHAMYGGDRSRKVNLVDYGFRLPAAMDNRPLKFEEFEALQNQVIYVSATPADYEMEKTDGIYVEQVIRPTGLLDPVIEVRPSLNQIDDLIEEIQNRVEKDERTLVTTLTKRMAEELVKYLTRISIRCRYIHSDVDTLERVEIMQDLRKGIFDVLVGVNLLREGLDLPEVSLVAILDADKEGFLRSNRSLTQTVGRAARNLNGKAIMYADKITNSMQKTIDETEYRREKQIAYNTKHNLVPKALNKSLDSVLAKNSVSTYRTELDAQIAAEPESEYLTKAELEKKIRERRKLMEQAAKALDFLEAARFRDEITAYQSKLEKLKV, encoded by the coding sequence ATGCGATTCAAAATAAAATCCGAATTTAAACCCACAGGAGATCAACCACAAGCCATAAAACAATTGGCAAATGGTATTGAAAACCAGGATAAATACCAAACCCTATTAGGCGTCACTGGCTCTGGTAAGACATTTACTGTTGCTAATGTGATTGAAGAAGTCCAGCGACCAACACTGGTTTTGGCTCATAACAAAACATTGGCAGCCCAACTCTATTCGGAGTTTAAACAATTTTTTCCAGATAATGCGGTTGAGTATTTTGTGTCTTATTACGATTATTACCAACCTGAAGCCTACATTCCTGTTTCCGGTGTCTATATAGAAAAGGATTTATCTATCAACGAGGAAATTGAAAAGATGCGCTTAAGCACCACCTCTTCACTACTTTCTGGTCGTCGTGATGTTATTGTCGTAGCTTCAGTATCCTGTTTATATGGTATTGGAAATCCTGTGGAGTTTCAGAAGAATGTGATATCCATTGAACGTGATCAAGTGATTTCGCGTACCAAACTGTTACATCAATTGGTGCAAAGCTTGTATTCCAGGACTGAAGCCGAATTCAAAAATGGAAACTTCAGAATAAAAGGGGATACTGTTGATGTATTTCCTGGTTATGCCGATCACGCCTTTAGAATTCACTTTTTCGGAGATGAAATTGAAGAAATTGAAGCTTTTGATGCCAGAACAAATGAAATCATAGAACGTTACGACCGGCTGAATATTTATCCTGCAAATATGTTCGTGACGTCTCCAGATGTGTTGAATGGTGCGATAAGGGATATTCAAGATGATTTAGTTAAACAACACGATTATTTTAAGGACATAGGCAAACATTTGGAAGCCAAACGCCTAAAAGAGCGCACGGAATTCGATTTAGAAATGATTCGGGAATTGGGTTATTGCTCTGGAATTGAAAATTATTCGAGATATCTAGATGGTAGACTGCCAGGCACGCGTCCTTTTTGCTTATTGGATTATTTTCCAAACGATTATTTAATGGTGGTTGATGAAAGTCACGTCACCATTTCACAAGTCCATGCCATGTATGGAGGTGACAGAAGCCGAAAAGTGAATTTGGTAGATTATGGTTTCCGATTACCAGCAGCCATGGATAACCGACCTTTGAAGTTTGAAGAATTTGAAGCCCTTCAAAATCAAGTCATCTATGTTTCTGCCACGCCTGCAGATTATGAAATGGAAAAAACGGACGGCATTTATGTGGAACAAGTCATCAGACCTACAGGTTTATTGGACCCTGTAATTGAAGTCAGACCAAGCTTAAATCAAATTGATGATTTAATCGAGGAAATCCAGAATCGCGTTGAAAAAGACGAACGTACTTTAGTGACAACGCTTACTAAACGAATGGCCGAAGAATTGGTAAAATACTTAACCCGTATCTCTATCCGCTGTCGCTATATTCATAGTGATGTGGATACTTTGGAACGTGTTGAGATTATGCAAGATTTAAGAAAAGGTATTTTTGATGTTTTAGTCGGTGTGAATTTATTACGAGAAGGTCTGGATTTACCTGAAGTTTCACTTGTTGCCATACTCGATGCCGACAAAGAAGGCTTTTTGCGTTCCAATCGTTCACTCACACAAACCGTTGGTAGAGCTGCCCGAAACCTGAACGGAAAAGCGATTATGTATGCAGATAAAATTACCAATAGCATGCAGAAAACGATTGATGAAACTGAATACCGACGTGAAAAACAAATTGCCTATAATACCAAACATAATTTAGTTCCAAAGGCCTTAAATAAAAGTTTAGATAGTGTTTTAGCTAAAAATTCAGTGAGTACCTATAGAACAGAATTGGATGCACAAATAGCGGCTGAACCAGAAAGCGAGTATTTAACAAAAGCGGAACTCGAAAAGAAAATAAGGGAACGTCGTAAACTGATGGAACAAGCTGCGAAAGCTTTGGATTTTTTGGAAGCAGCGCGTTTTAGGGATGAGATTACGGCTTATCAGAGTAAATTGGAGAAGTTGAAGGTGTGA
- a CDS encoding LytR/AlgR family response regulator transcription factor translates to MEKKTKILIVEDEMVIAANISLQLTELGYEVTGIIPRGEDALIHLEDNKPDILLLDINLKGKLDGIETALVMQQTCNIPIIYLTANIDDAHFNRAKQTHPYGFISKPFKKLDLQRAIELTISQLQTQSLELKSAQKESTKPFILSDSIFVRHHNTMVKVSIEDILYIEAERNYCRIYSKAKEYLLVMTLKDLAEKLPPKHFLRVHRSFIVNLSQINEIATSHIVIQKKAIPISKSLKEELLNRLQTI, encoded by the coding sequence ATGGAGAAAAAGACCAAAATACTAATTGTAGAGGATGAAATGGTAATTGCAGCGAATATTTCGCTTCAATTGACGGAATTAGGTTATGAAGTCACTGGTATTATACCAAGAGGCGAAGATGCTTTAATTCATCTAGAAGACAATAAACCAGATATTCTACTTTTAGATATTAATTTAAAAGGAAAATTAGATGGTATAGAAACTGCACTTGTGATGCAACAAACGTGTAATATTCCTATTATATATTTAACAGCTAATATTGACGATGCACATTTTAATAGAGCAAAACAAACGCATCCTTATGGCTTTATTTCAAAACCATTTAAGAAATTGGACTTGCAGCGTGCAATAGAATTAACTATAAGCCAACTTCAAACGCAATCTTTAGAGTTAAAAAGTGCTCAGAAAGAAAGCACTAAACCTTTTATACTTAGTGATAGTATTTTTGTGCGGCACCACAATACCATGGTGAAAGTGAGTATTGAGGACATTCTCTATATTGAAGCAGAGCGTAACTACTGCCGTATCTACTCTAAAGCCAAGGAATATCTTTTAGTTATGACCCTAAAAGATCTGGCCGAAAAATTACCACCAAAACATTTTTTACGTGTACATCGTTCATTCATTGTTAACTTATCTCAAATCAATGAAATAGCTACGAGCCATATTGTTATTCAGAAAAAGGCGATTCCGATTAGTAAATCGTTGAAAGAAGAATTATTAAATCGACTGCAAACTATTTAG
- a CDS encoding tetratricopeptide repeat-containing sensor histidine kinase — translation MNKSISTFLIACFSACLVFSQSKNLSSEDLKTVSIDSCLSWMRQNAYTGKDLDNFHSIGLETLKRSRNESDIKTIAEVHEELANWHGYNGTFSPDSVVNHTEKALDYYLKGDDKIKIADTYRTLSIDYMNVQELDKAQDVLFKSIAIYEELKSDEGLGNTYRSLGVLYRVMEDFEKSIAYTLKAIPLLEKTENYAATAIAQFSLILGYGELGDYEKAYKATDYCLELVKTKVPEEVFIPVRAHSYRGDIYLKVKDYTNALKDFIKAWELCKANIGEERCATYRTEIGQVYLHLNDYNEALKHLSAGVKAYETKGQDGIIKPYEDLSATYAKLGDFKNAMLYKNKATVNSTKILEDKVANLETEAVIKYETGKKDEALASQASLLIQKSKTQNLIVAVTALLGLLLLSLFYFFNKNKKATKLIKVKNAENELLLKEIHHRVKNNLEMVKSLIALQSAQMEDSASKDAMIASQNRVQSMGIIHQKLYQGTNLGSIEMKDYFLNLSEGILDTFNADEKVKIECAMNNLDLDVDTAVPIGLIVNELLTNALKYAFPNDKKGLIYISLEKTNGNHLKLKVADNGIGKTTGLAPKGTGFGTQLVNLLTLQLNGKMTELNKDGTLLEFDFLIDTAA, via the coding sequence ATGAATAAATCTATCTCCACATTTCTAATCGCATGCTTTTCAGCATGCCTAGTCTTTTCTCAATCAAAGAATTTAAGTTCAGAAGATTTAAAAACAGTTTCCATAGACTCCTGTTTATCATGGATGCGCCAAAATGCCTATACCGGCAAGGATTTAGATAATTTTCACAGCATAGGATTAGAAACGCTTAAGCGAAGTCGAAACGAATCTGACATAAAAACCATAGCAGAAGTACATGAAGAATTAGCCAATTGGCATGGGTATAATGGTACATTTTCGCCAGATTCTGTAGTGAATCATACTGAAAAAGCATTAGACTACTACCTAAAAGGCGATGATAAAATTAAAATTGCAGACACGTACAGAACCCTGTCCATAGATTATATGAATGTACAAGAATTAGACAAGGCACAAGATGTGCTGTTTAAATCCATTGCAATTTATGAAGAACTAAAAAGCGACGAAGGTTTAGGAAATACCTACCGATCTTTGGGTGTGCTCTATCGTGTCATGGAAGATTTTGAAAAATCCATTGCATACACCCTTAAAGCCATTCCTCTTTTAGAAAAGACCGAAAATTATGCTGCCACTGCCATTGCTCAGTTTAGCCTTATACTCGGTTATGGCGAACTTGGAGACTACGAAAAAGCCTATAAAGCTACCGATTATTGTTTAGAACTTGTAAAAACGAAAGTACCGGAAGAAGTCTTTATTCCTGTGAGAGCACATTCTTACAGAGGGGACATTTACCTAAAAGTTAAAGATTACACCAATGCATTAAAAGATTTCATTAAGGCTTGGGAACTGTGCAAAGCTAATATTGGCGAAGAACGTTGTGCCACTTACCGTACCGAAATTGGACAGGTCTATTTGCATCTCAATGACTATAATGAAGCTTTAAAACATCTTTCCGCTGGCGTGAAAGCTTACGAAACAAAAGGCCAAGACGGAATTATAAAACCTTATGAAGATTTATCTGCCACCTATGCGAAACTTGGCGATTTTAAAAATGCCATGCTTTACAAGAATAAAGCCACAGTGAATTCGACAAAAATTCTTGAGGACAAAGTTGCCAATCTTGAAACTGAAGCCGTTATTAAATATGAAACTGGTAAAAAAGACGAAGCATTAGCTTCGCAAGCCTCATTATTGATACAAAAAAGCAAAACCCAAAATTTAATCGTTGCTGTAACAGCTTTATTAGGTCTACTGCTTCTATCCTTATTTTACTTTTTTAATAAAAATAAAAAAGCAACTAAATTAATTAAAGTAAAGAATGCCGAAAATGAATTATTACTAAAGGAAATTCACCATCGCGTTAAAAATAATCTCGAAATGGTAAAAAGCCTTATCGCTTTACAGTCTGCCCAAATGGAAGATTCAGCGAGTAAAGACGCAATGATTGCGAGTCAAAACAGAGTGCAATCTATGGGGATTATTCATCAAAAACTATATCAAGGTACAAATTTAGGTAGTATAGAAATGAAAGATTATTTCTTAAACCTTAGCGAAGGCATTTTGGATACATTTAATGCCGATGAAAAAGTAAAAATTGAATGCGCCATGAACAACTTAGACCTAGATGTGGATACAGCTGTTCCGATTGGTTTAATTGTAAACGAATTATTGACCAATGCCTTGAAATACGCATTTCCAAATGATAAAAAAGGATTAATTTATATAAGTTTAGAAAAAACGAATGGCAATCATTTAAAATTAAAAGTAGCAGATAACGGTATTGGTAAAACTACAGGACTGGCACCAAAAGGCACAGGATTTGGCACGCAATTAGTCAATTTATTAACCCTACAACTTAACGGAAAAATGACCGAACTTAACAAGGATGGCACTTTGTTAGAGTTTGACTTTTTAATAGATACCGCAGCATAA
- a CDS encoding DUF1456 family protein — protein MTNNDIFKKLRVAHKLRDDDIVKILALVDFRISKSELNAFFRKEDHPKYMECGDQILRNFLNGLIIHLRGPMPKKGEKPTKPDQKKSNK, from the coding sequence ATGACAAACAACGACATATTCAAAAAACTAAGAGTCGCTCACAAATTAAGGGACGATGATATTGTAAAAATTTTAGCACTAGTTGATTTCAGAATTTCTAAAAGCGAGCTCAATGCCTTCTTTAGAAAAGAAGACCATCCGAAATATATGGAATGTGGTGACCAGATTCTAAGAAACTTTTTGAATGGATTAATTATTCATTTAAGAGGACCAATGCCGAAGAAAGGAGAGAAACCAACTAAACCAGACCAAAAAAAGAGCAACAAATAA
- a CDS encoding TerB family tellurite resistance protein: MINRAEKLSLLSEMIAFAQTDENIRSIEYNFLFSIAKQLDISKEDFEYLFEHPVTYVHLKTHSERIVQFHRLVLLMNLDHKVSPKQLVKIHNFGLRMGLSHESINRVLDLMDSFPNKIVPPDFLIDIFKVQYN, from the coding sequence ATGATAAATCGTGCTGAAAAACTGAGCTTACTTTCCGAGATGATTGCGTTTGCTCAAACAGATGAAAATATAAGATCTATTGAATATAACTTCTTATTCAGTATTGCGAAACAATTGGATATTTCGAAAGAAGACTTTGAATATTTATTTGAACATCCTGTAACCTATGTGCATTTAAAAACGCACAGTGAGCGTATTGTGCAATTTCATAGATTAGTATTGCTTATGAATTTAGATCATAAAGTCTCTCCTAAGCAATTGGTAAAAATCCATAATTTTGGATTGCGAATGGGTCTAAGTCATGAGTCTATTAATCGTGTTTTAGATTTAATGGATAGTTTCCCTAATAAAATCGTTCCTCCAGATTTTCTGATTGATATATTTAAGGTGCAGTATAATTAG
- the lysA gene encoding diaminopimelate decarboxylase, with protein sequence MKDNTLLQIAKDFGSPVYVYDAEKIESQYKRLTKAFSKVKQLKLNYAVKALSNISVLKLFNKLGSGIDTVSIQELKLGLKAGFKPEDIIFTPNGVSLEEIEEAAKLGVQINIDNLSILEQFGTKHPKVPVCIRINPHVMAGGNTNISVGHIDSKFGISIHQIPLLLRIVENTKMNINGIHMHTGSDILDIDVFLYASEILFETAKNFKTLEFIDFGSGFKVPYKKGDIETNIEELGEKLSQRFNEFCKAYGKDLTLAFEPGKFLVSEAGVFLAKVNVVKQTTSTVFAQIDSGFNHLIRPMLYGSQHDIVNISNPKGRERFYSVVGYICETDTFANNRRISEINEGDILCFKNAGAYCYSMASNYNSRYRPAEILWYKGHAHLIRKRETFDDILNNQVELSL encoded by the coding sequence ATGAAAGATAACACCTTATTACAGATTGCGAAGGATTTTGGAAGTCCTGTATACGTCTACGATGCTGAAAAAATCGAATCCCAGTACAAACGTTTAACTAAAGCATTCAGTAAGGTAAAACAGTTGAAACTGAACTACGCAGTTAAGGCATTGTCCAATATTTCTGTCCTTAAATTATTTAACAAATTGGGTTCTGGTATTGATACGGTTTCCATTCAGGAACTAAAATTAGGACTCAAAGCAGGTTTCAAACCAGAAGATATTATTTTCACACCAAATGGCGTATCGCTTGAAGAGATTGAAGAGGCCGCAAAATTAGGTGTTCAAATTAATATTGACAACCTTTCCATATTAGAACAATTTGGCACTAAACATCCTAAAGTTCCGGTTTGTATTCGTATAAATCCGCATGTGATGGCTGGTGGAAATACTAATATTTCCGTTGGACATATTGATAGTAAATTTGGGATTTCGATTCATCAGATACCTTTATTACTTCGAATTGTTGAGAATACCAAAATGAATATCAACGGAATCCACATGCATACAGGAAGTGATATTTTGGATATTGATGTCTTTTTATACGCAAGCGAAATTCTTTTTGAAACGGCCAAAAACTTTAAAACGCTTGAGTTTATAGATTTTGGTTCTGGATTTAAAGTGCCTTATAAAAAAGGCGATATTGAAACTAATATTGAGGAATTGGGCGAGAAATTATCCCAACGTTTCAACGAATTCTGTAAAGCATACGGCAAAGATTTAACCTTGGCCTTTGAACCTGGAAAATTTTTAGTTAGTGAAGCTGGTGTGTTTTTGGCCAAAGTCAATGTAGTGAAACAAACTACTTCTACTGTTTTCGCCCAAATTGATTCAGGGTTTAACCATTTAATTAGGCCAATGTTGTATGGATCTCAGCATGATATTGTTAATATTTCAAATCCAAAAGGTCGGGAGCGCTTTTACTCCGTAGTCGGTTATATCTGTGAAACGGACACCTTTGCAAATAACAGACGGATTTCAGAAATAAACGAAGGTGACATTCTATGTTTTAAAAATGCTGGTGCCTATTGTTATTCCATGGCCAGCAATTATAATTCGCGTTACAGACCTGCTGAAATATTGTGGTATAAAGGCCATGCCCATCTCATTAGAAAACGTGAAACTTTTGATGATATATTGAATAATCAAGTGGAGCTATCTTTATAA
- a CDS encoding MFS transporter, whose amino-acid sequence MFNLKANRSLTSNVSTRYFSFSALYTAQGIPEGITFFAIPAWLAMNGKSPLEIAAFVGVIGIPWSFKLFIAPLMDRFTFLAMGRKRPWVIFGQLGLILSFLSIGFVSDPLNNHSGLMITGFLISFFGAFQDVATDGMAVDVIPADEQARANGLMWGSKTIGISLSLVIGTALINSIGFTLAIASLSIVVALIMLVPVYFTERPGEKIMPWSKGQASEDSKQTQLRSWSQILKSLYRVVKLRSSIIFCIASFIIGIMYGLVDTLLPIFTIQELGWSNTTFSQVFSVTSIIAGFLGMFIGGYLVDYFGKLKMLTLYLAIITILIAVFAFLNNLWANTMVMYGFILCYYTLYTFLCIAVFASAMHLCWKTVAATQFTLYMAISNMGRAAGATLLGVLKTSFSWEYVFLFIAVLPLTMAVMMQFISFSKHRIRVDAFKILNKVLVTPQIIKD is encoded by the coding sequence ATGTTCAACTTAAAAGCCAACAGGAGTCTAACCTCTAATGTTTCAACTCGGTATTTTTCATTTTCTGCCTTATATACTGCACAAGGCATACCAGAAGGCATTACTTTTTTTGCAATTCCTGCTTGGTTGGCCATGAATGGTAAATCACCTTTAGAAATTGCGGCTTTCGTTGGCGTTATCGGGATTCCGTGGAGTTTCAAATTATTTATTGCGCCTCTCATGGACCGTTTTACGTTTCTAGCTATGGGAAGAAAGCGACCTTGGGTCATATTCGGGCAACTCGGTCTTATATTAAGTTTCTTAAGTATAGGTTTTGTTTCTGATCCATTAAATAATCACTCAGGCCTTATGATCACTGGTTTCTTAATTAGTTTTTTTGGTGCTTTTCAAGATGTTGCCACAGACGGTATGGCTGTTGATGTGATTCCTGCTGATGAACAAGCTAGGGCAAACGGATTAATGTGGGGAAGTAAAACTATTGGAATTTCCTTATCGTTAGTAATAGGTACAGCCTTAATAAACAGTATTGGATTTACGCTAGCCATAGCCTCGTTATCTATTGTTGTAGCATTAATTATGCTGGTTCCAGTATACTTTACCGAACGACCTGGCGAAAAAATAATGCCATGGTCAAAAGGACAAGCTTCTGAAGACTCTAAACAAACACAATTAAGAAGTTGGTCGCAAATATTGAAAAGCTTATATCGTGTTGTAAAATTACGATCCAGTATCATTTTTTGCATAGCTTCTTTTATAATAGGCATTATGTATGGTTTAGTAGATACGCTACTCCCTATTTTCACCATTCAAGAGTTGGGATGGTCCAACACTACATTTTCCCAAGTCTTTTCTGTGACTTCAATTATAGCTGGTTTTTTAGGCATGTTTATCGGTGGCTACTTAGTCGATTACTTCGGGAAACTAAAAATGTTAACACTCTATTTGGCAATAATTACCATACTTATTGCTGTATTTGCTTTTTTAAATAATTTATGGGCCAACACCATGGTGATGTACGGATTTATATTATGCTATTACACTTTATATACCTTTTTGTGTATCGCAGTTTTTGCTTCTGCGATGCATCTATGTTGGAAAACAGTAGCTGCCACGCAATTTACCTTATACATGGCGATTTCTAACATGGGACGAGCAGCTGGCGCGACATTATTAGGGGTTCTAAAAACTAGTTTTAGTTGGGAATATGTGTTTCTCTTTATTGCGGTACTACCATTAACAATGGCTGTTATGATGCAATTTATCAGTTTTAGTAAACACAGAATAAGAGTAGATGCCTTTAAAATTTTAAATAAGGTACTAGTTACGCCTCAGATTATTAAAGATTAA
- the sucC gene encoding ADP-forming succinate--CoA ligase subunit beta — translation MNLHEYQGKELLSSFGVRIQRGIVAQSAKDAVDAAKQLTAETGTSWHVIKAQVHAGGRGKGGGVKLAKNLKEVEDIAGQIIGMDLVTPQTSAEGKRVHQVLVAEDVYYPGANEPNEYYMSVLLNRATGRNMIVYSTEGGMDIETVAEETPHLIHNEEIDPSTGILPFQARRVAFNLGLSGTAFKEMTKFVTALYTAYDKSDASLFEINPVLKTSDDKIMAVDAKVTLDANALYRHRDLAQLRDLREENQIEVEAGALGLNYVDLDGNVGCMVNGAGLAMATMDLIKQAGGEPANFLDVGGTADAARVEAAFKIILKDPAVKAILINIFGGIVRCDRVAQGVIDAYKNMGNISVPIIVRLQGTNADIAKELIDNSGLDVMSATEFQEAADKVQEVLS, via the coding sequence ATGAATTTACACGAATACCAAGGAAAGGAATTATTAAGCAGTTTTGGAGTACGAATCCAACGCGGAATTGTTGCTCAAAGTGCTAAAGATGCTGTGGATGCAGCAAAGCAATTAACAGCGGAAACGGGTACAAGTTGGCATGTTATTAAAGCACAGGTTCATGCTGGTGGTCGTGGAAAAGGTGGCGGAGTAAAATTGGCTAAAAACCTTAAAGAAGTTGAAGATATTGCAGGACAAATCATAGGAATGGATTTGGTTACACCACAAACTTCTGCTGAAGGAAAACGTGTACACCAAGTTTTGGTAGCTGAAGATGTTTACTATCCAGGCGCTAATGAACCTAATGAATATTACATGTCTGTTTTGTTAAATCGTGCTACAGGTAGAAATATGATTGTATATTCTACAGAAGGAGGAATGGACATTGAAACGGTTGCTGAGGAAACACCACATTTAATACATAATGAAGAAATCGATCCTTCTACTGGTATTTTACCGTTTCAAGCAAGACGTGTGGCCTTTAACTTAGGGTTATCTGGCACGGCTTTTAAAGAAATGACGAAATTCGTTACGGCTTTATATACAGCATATGATAAATCGGATGCCTCATTATTTGAAATCAATCCTGTTTTAAAAACCAGTGATGATAAAATAATGGCTGTAGATGCCAAAGTTACTTTAGATGCGAATGCCTTATACAGACATAGGGACTTGGCACAATTGCGTGATTTACGTGAGGAAAACCAAATTGAAGTTGAAGCTGGCGCTTTAGGTTTAAATTATGTGGACTTAGACGGAAACGTTGGTTGTATGGTAAATGGAGCAGGTCTCGCTATGGCAACTATGGATTTAATTAAGCAAGCAGGAGGAGAGCCAGCTAACTTTTTGGACGTAGGTGGTACGGCTGATGCGGCTAGAGTAGAAGCAGCTTTTAAAATTATTTTGAAGGATCCTGCGGTAAAGGCTATCTTGATCAACATATTTGGTGGTATTGTAAGATGTGACCGTGTTGCACAAGGTGTTATTGATGCCTATAAAAATATGGGTAACATTTCCGTCCCAATCATTGTACGTCTGCAAGGAACAAATGCAGACATTGCAAAAGAATTAATTGATAACTCTGGATTAGATGTAATGAGCGCAACTGAATTCCAAGAAGCGGCTGATAAGGTTCAGGAGGTTTTATCTTAA